One part of the Nocardioides zeae genome encodes these proteins:
- a CDS encoding NAD(P)-dependent alcohol dehydrogenase yields MPQTVDALVTPGAGQPFERSTIQRRDPGPHDVVIDIHYAGICHSDIHTAREEWGPASFPLTPGHEIAGVVAAVGDSVTTHAVGDRVGVGCFVDSCRECENCKAGEEQYCLRGEVGTYNAQTYDGEQTQGGYSRSIVVDENYVLRIPEGVELDVAAPLLCAGITLYSPLHHWGAGPGKRVAIVGMGGLGHMGVKIASALGAEVTVLSQTLSKEEDGRRLGADHFYATSDKDTFKKLRGHFDLIVNTVSANLPLDRYLSMLRLDGAMVNVGLPEEPENFRPFSLAGMRRTLAGSKIGGIRETQEMLDFCAEHGLGAEIEKITVDDVNEAWERVIASDVRYRFVIDIASFDK; encoded by the coding sequence TTGCCGCAGACCGTCGACGCCCTGGTCACCCCTGGCGCTGGCCAGCCGTTCGAGCGCTCCACCATCCAGCGCCGCGACCCCGGCCCGCACGACGTCGTCATCGACATCCACTACGCCGGCATCTGCCACTCCGACATCCACACCGCCCGCGAGGAGTGGGGTCCGGCGTCGTTCCCCCTCACCCCCGGCCACGAGATCGCCGGTGTCGTCGCGGCCGTCGGTGACTCCGTGACAACCCACGCCGTCGGCGACCGGGTCGGGGTCGGCTGCTTCGTCGACTCGTGCCGCGAGTGCGAGAACTGCAAGGCGGGGGAGGAGCAGTACTGCCTCCGCGGGGAGGTCGGCACCTACAACGCGCAGACCTACGACGGCGAGCAGACCCAGGGCGGCTACTCGCGCTCGATCGTCGTCGACGAGAACTACGTGCTCCGGATCCCCGAGGGCGTCGAGCTCGACGTCGCCGCCCCGCTGCTGTGCGCGGGCATCACGCTCTACTCGCCCTTGCACCACTGGGGGGCCGGCCCGGGCAAGCGCGTCGCCATCGTCGGCATGGGCGGCCTCGGCCACATGGGCGTGAAGATCGCGTCCGCCCTCGGTGCCGAGGTCACGGTGCTCAGCCAGACGCTCAGCAAGGAGGAGGACGGCCGCCGTCTCGGCGCCGACCACTTCTACGCGACGTCGGACAAGGACACCTTCAAGAAGCTCCGGGGCCACTTCGACCTCATCGTCAACACGGTGTCGGCGAACCTGCCCCTCGACCGCTACCTGTCGATGCTGCGGCTCGACGGCGCGATGGTGAACGTGGGCCTGCCCGAGGAGCCGGAGAACTTCCGCCCGTTCTCGCTCGCCGGCATGCGCCGCACCCTCGCCGGCTCGAAGATCGGTGGCATCCGCGAGACCCAGGAGATGCTCGACTTCTGCGCCGAGCACGGCCTGGGCGCCGAGATCGAGAAGATCACCGTGGACGACGTCAACGAGGCCTGGGAGCGCGTCATCGCCTCCGACGTGCGCTACCGCTTCGTCATCGACATCGCCTCGTTCGACAAGTGA
- a CDS encoding HNH endonuclease signature motif containing protein, whose protein sequence is MDRGTHTTATALIDAVRERATAARVAEAAAFVAVGDWASAHTSEEVVGDPITVLGEWHYERDAEALAGDQFLELGGPGAPVVAEFCIGEVAAARGCSFDAARRLVGDAVELRYRLPRVHARIAAGEVDVWRGRRIAQTTRTLTFEAASFVDRHIAYVAHKATGPEVDRLVAEAAARFDPETTEAERAEADGGRHLSIELGDVDYADPLTGTLRGTVDVHGTLDLADALDLERTVAHVARHLVDLGCDQDLDVRRSIALGEIARRCDGVTTLDYATADESAESDQRPVQRARREVVLFVHLDQAAITGTLNGFGPGIDACTGTTGIDLARLDTPGAPRGAVTVEQVQTWCASPDTTVTIRPIIDLNLDDAVNGYSPPDRIADHVRARWPRCVFPYCTRSSRTADLDHCRAYDDNGPRGQTSTTNLFPLCRRHHRMKTHRELRTGRRWTYRPTHPDNGEPPNALIWTSPHGQTYLVDRDGTRPWTPPDET, encoded by the coding sequence ATGGATCGGGGGACCCACACCACAGCGACCGCGTTGATCGACGCGGTCCGCGAGCGCGCGACGGCGGCTCGCGTGGCGGAGGCGGCTGCGTTCGTGGCGGTGGGTGACTGGGCTTCTGCGCACACCTCTGAGGAGGTCGTGGGTGATCCGATCACGGTGCTGGGTGAGTGGCACTACGAACGAGACGCCGAGGCCCTGGCGGGGGATCAGTTCCTCGAGCTCGGCGGCCCCGGGGCGCCGGTGGTGGCGGAGTTCTGCATCGGCGAGGTCGCCGCCGCCCGTGGCTGTTCGTTCGACGCCGCACGGCGGTTGGTCGGGGATGCGGTCGAGCTGCGCTACCGGCTCCCGCGTGTCCACGCCCGGATCGCTGCCGGTGAGGTCGACGTCTGGCGAGGACGACGGATCGCCCAGACCACGCGCACGCTGACGTTCGAGGCGGCGAGCTTCGTCGACAGGCACATCGCGTACGTCGCGCACAAGGCCACCGGCCCCGAGGTCGATCGGCTCGTGGCCGAGGCTGCGGCGCGGTTCGACCCCGAGACCACCGAGGCCGAGCGGGCCGAGGCCGACGGCGGACGGCACCTGAGCATCGAGCTCGGCGACGTGGACTACGCCGACCCGCTCACGGGCACGCTGCGCGGCACCGTGGACGTCCACGGCACCCTCGACCTTGCCGACGCGCTCGACCTCGAGCGGACGGTCGCGCACGTGGCCCGGCACCTCGTCGACCTGGGGTGCGATCAGGACCTCGACGTACGACGCTCCATCGCCCTCGGTGAGATCGCGCGACGCTGCGACGGCGTCACGACCCTCGACTACGCCACGGCCGACGAGTCCGCCGAGAGCGATCAACGCCCGGTCCAGCGGGCGCGGCGCGAGGTCGTGCTGTTCGTCCATCTCGACCAAGCCGCGATCACCGGCACCCTCAACGGATTCGGCCCGGGGATCGACGCCTGCACCGGCACCACCGGGATCGACCTGGCCCGCCTCGACACCCCCGGCGCACCGCGTGGAGCGGTGACGGTCGAGCAGGTCCAGACCTGGTGCGCCAGCCCCGACACGACCGTCACGATCAGGCCGATCATCGACCTCAACCTCGACGACGCCGTGAACGGCTACAGCCCACCGGACCGCATCGCCGACCACGTCAGAGCCCGCTGGCCCCGCTGCGTCTTCCCCTACTGCACCCGCAGCTCCCGCACCGCTGACCTCGACCACTGCCGCGCCTACGACGACAACGGCCCACGAGGCCAGACCTCGACGACCAACCTCTTCCCGCTCTGCCGACGCCACCACCGCATGAAGACCCACCGCGAGCTCCGCACCGGCAGACGCTGGACCTACCGCCCCACCCACCCAGACAACGGCGAACCACCGAACGCCCTCATCTGGACCAGCCCCCACGGTCAGACCTACCTCGTCGACCGCGACGGCACCCGACCCTGGACACCACCCGACGAGACCTGA
- a CDS encoding ASCH domain-containing protein, whose amino-acid sequence MTAPDAPRTPASAPDREAAAEMWAAYAAAYPEAVSACPDHTVEHFGDSARLADELLGLVLSGRKRATAELVADFLARGEGLPRIGSHWIACDGGGFPRAVLRTTELRVGPFTSADAAFAAEEGEDDLSLASWQREHRRYWTRVSTARGATWSEDQDIVFERFTVVWPPHEATQPG is encoded by the coding sequence GTGACCGCGCCCGACGCCCCCCGCACCCCGGCCAGCGCCCCCGACCGGGAGGCGGCGGCGGAGATGTGGGCGGCGTACGCGGCGGCGTACCCGGAGGCCGTCAGTGCCTGTCCCGACCACACGGTCGAGCACTTCGGCGACTCCGCGCGCCTCGCCGACGAGCTGCTCGGGCTCGTGCTGTCGGGCCGGAAGCGCGCCACCGCGGAGCTCGTCGCCGACTTCCTCGCCCGCGGAGAGGGGCTCCCCCGCATCGGCTCGCACTGGATCGCCTGCGACGGCGGCGGCTTCCCCCGGGCGGTGCTGCGCACCACCGAGCTGCGGGTGGGTCCGTTCACGAGCGCCGACGCTGCGTTCGCCGCCGAGGAGGGCGAGGACGACCTCAGCCTGGCGAGCTGGCAGCGCGAGCACCGTCGCTACTGGACGCGGGTCAGTACCGCCCGCGGCGCCACGTGGTCCGAGGACCAGGACATCGTCTTCGAGCGGTTCACCGTCGTCTGGCCGCCCCACGAGGCGACGCAGCCCGGCTGA
- the menD gene encoding 2-succinyl-5-enolpyruvyl-6-hydroxy-3-cyclohexene-1-carboxylic-acid synthase, whose product MTEPTAVRLARGVVAALLRAGITEVVLAPGSRNAPLAFAVWDAARAGRLRLHTRIDERTAGFLALGLTRVGARAAVVCTSGTAVANLHPAVLEAAHSAVPLVVVSADRPASLRGTGASQTTDQVRMFGDAAAFVDVAEEVELPALDALLAPGAGSPGPLQLNVQLSGALVPVDPWPAADIPSASPPDGPRIAGSRAADVYRARLAEGAAHVLPAGPRTVVVAGDDAGPPARMLAEAAGWPLLAEPSSGARTGPNALRCYRLLLDTDLGAQVERVVVVGHPTLSRPITRLVERADVEVVSVRHAGRWARRPFPVAAEHDAVAAPDLPSPADAAWLAAWQEADRAAARRVDALVAAEGEPTPYEVAGTVARALPAGGLLVVGASSPIRDLDLMGVVPPAGQRRLVLANRGLAGIDGTVSTAIGAALGRPHSTRALALVGDVTFLHDHGGLVLGPREEQPDLTIVVVNDDGGSIFAMLEQGDPAHADAFDTLFGTPHGVDLASLCAATRTPHWRVESVAELEHALASPAGGVEVVEVRVRRDNRRALDTALRGLGA is encoded by the coding sequence ATGACGGAGCCCACCGCCGTACGCCTCGCCCGCGGCGTCGTCGCCGCCCTCCTGCGGGCCGGCATCACCGAGGTCGTGCTCGCGCCCGGTTCGCGCAACGCGCCGCTGGCCTTCGCGGTGTGGGACGCCGCGCGCGCCGGGCGGCTGCGGCTGCACACCCGGATCGACGAGCGCACCGCCGGCTTCCTGGCCCTCGGGCTGACCCGGGTCGGGGCGCGGGCCGCGGTGGTCTGCACCTCGGGCACCGCCGTCGCCAACCTGCACCCCGCGGTGCTGGAGGCCGCCCACAGCGCCGTGCCCCTCGTCGTCGTCAGCGCCGACCGCCCCGCCTCGCTGCGGGGTACCGGCGCATCGCAGACCACCGACCAGGTGCGGATGTTCGGCGACGCGGCCGCCTTCGTGGACGTCGCGGAGGAGGTGGAGCTGCCGGCGCTGGACGCCCTGCTCGCTCCCGGGGCCGGCAGCCCGGGGCCGCTGCAGCTCAACGTGCAGCTCTCCGGCGCGCTCGTGCCGGTCGATCCCTGGCCCGCCGCGGACATCCCGTCCGCGAGCCCGCCCGACGGTCCGCGGATCGCCGGCTCCCGGGCGGCGGACGTCTACCGGGCCCGGCTGGCCGAGGGTGCCGCCCACGTGCTGCCCGCCGGACCCCGCACCGTCGTCGTCGCCGGCGACGACGCCGGCCCCCCGGCCCGGATGCTCGCCGAGGCCGCCGGCTGGCCGCTGCTGGCGGAGCCGAGCTCGGGGGCGCGCACGGGGCCGAACGCGCTGCGCTGCTACCGCCTGCTGCTCGACACCGACCTCGGCGCCCAGGTGGAGCGGGTCGTCGTGGTGGGCCACCCCACCCTGTCGCGTCCGATCACGCGGCTCGTCGAGCGCGCGGACGTCGAGGTCGTCTCCGTGCGGCACGCCGGCCGCTGGGCCCGGCGCCCGTTCCCCGTCGCGGCGGAGCACGACGCGGTGGCGGCGCCGGACTTGCCCTCTCCCGCCGACGCGGCCTGGTTGGCCGCCTGGCAGGAGGCCGACCGGGCCGCGGCGCGACGCGTCGACGCGCTCGTGGCGGCGGAGGGCGAGCCGACGCCGTACGAGGTCGCCGGCACCGTCGCCCGCGCCCTGCCCGCCGGGGGACTGCTCGTCGTCGGCGCCTCGAGCCCGATCCGCGACCTCGACCTCATGGGCGTCGTGCCCCCCGCCGGACAGCGACGGCTCGTGCTCGCCAACCGCGGGCTCGCGGGCATCGACGGCACCGTGTCGACGGCCATCGGCGCCGCGCTGGGGCGCCCGCACTCGACGCGTGCGCTGGCGCTGGTGGGCGACGTGACGTTCCTCCACGACCACGGCGGGCTCGTGCTCGGGCCCCGCGAGGAGCAGCCCGACCTCACGATCGTCGTCGTCAACGACGACGGCGGCTCGATCTTCGCGATGCTGGAGCAGGGCGACCCGGCCCACGCCGACGCCTTCGACACCCTCTTCGGCACGCCCCACGGCGTCGACCTGGCGAGCCTGTGCGCCGCGACGCGCACCCCCCACTGGCGCGTCGAGTCCGTCGCCGAGCTCGAGCACGCCCTCGCGTCGCCGGCGGGTGGGGTGGAGGTCGTCGAGGTGCGGGTACGCCGCGACAACCGCCGCGCGCTCGACACCGCGCTGCGTGGGTTGGGTGCCTGA